The following coding sequences are from one Arcobacter nitrofigilis DSM 7299 window:
- a CDS encoding molybdopterin oxidoreductase family protein, producing the protein MIKSVCGYCGVGCGIEFDTSKLIGDISYPTNEGLLCAKGASELHTIETSSRLLRPQIKQDGKFNTIDWDTSIKYISSKIKKSEPERVVFYLSGQLLTEDYYIANKLAKGFINTNNVDTNSRTCMASAVVAHKKAFGVDYVPVRMRDIKKANLLILVGSNAAEAHVVFFNKIKKELKRGLKLVVIDPRVTPTTKAAHLHLQINVGSDIDFFNLVCQRLITDEKIDSNYIEKYTNNFETYKNKLSREAKTKMLKRTGLSKEQFEEFITMFYENENIISAWTMGLNQSVQGVDKNLSLINMHLITGKINKEGNGPFSLTGQPNAMGGREVGGLATTLAVHLDFEAESIKKVEEFWKTSGIKNKRGLTSCEIVDEALKGNVEVLIISHTDPIYHLPNRAKVEKAFRNIPLIVEINAYENSETSEFSHIRLPASPWGEKDGTQTNMDRTITKQKKVTRTSIDCKPDWEVFKLIAWELGFKKSFDYSTVEDIFNEFKEMTKISKKRHLDMHNMKGETFIWGEKLFKDNKFLTQNEKANLHFVKNENLSEKTSKEFPFILLTGRTRDQWHSGTKTALLDNLKKFKALEYVEIHPNDAKNLEIEDGDMVDVTSVRGEITLEAKITPDVKEKTVFIPVSVRKINYLTLDLVDKESFEPDYNHSAVRVKSITRL; encoded by the coding sequence ATGATTAAGTCTGTATGTGGCTATTGTGGTGTTGGTTGTGGAATAGAATTTGATACTTCTAAACTTATTGGAGACATATCATATCCTACAAATGAAGGATTATTATGTGCAAAAGGAGCATCAGAACTTCATACAATTGAAACATCATCAAGATTATTAAGACCACAGATAAAACAAGATGGTAAATTTAATACAATAGATTGGGATACTTCAATTAAATATATAAGTTCTAAAATAAAAAAAAGTGAGCCAGAAAGAGTTGTCTTTTATTTATCTGGGCAACTTTTAACAGAAGATTATTATATTGCTAATAAATTAGCAAAAGGTTTTATAAATACAAATAATGTAGACACAAATAGTAGAACCTGTATGGCAAGTGCCGTAGTAGCTCACAAGAAAGCTTTTGGAGTTGATTATGTTCCTGTAAGAATGAGAGATATTAAAAAAGCAAATTTATTAATTCTAGTAGGTTCAAATGCAGCAGAAGCCCATGTAGTCTTTTTTAATAAAATAAAAAAAGAGTTAAAAAGAGGATTAAAACTTGTTGTAATAGACCCAAGAGTTACCCCCACAACAAAAGCTGCCCATTTACATCTACAAATAAATGTAGGAAGTGACATCGACTTTTTCAATCTTGTTTGTCAAAGATTAATTACTGATGAAAAAATAGATAGCAACTATATAGAAAAATACACAAATAATTTTGAAACATATAAAAATAAGCTTTCAAGAGAAGCAAAAACTAAAATGCTAAAAAGGACTGGTTTATCAAAAGAGCAGTTTGAAGAGTTTATTACAATGTTTTATGAAAATGAAAATATCATAAGTGCTTGGACAATGGGATTAAATCAAAGTGTTCAAGGAGTAGATAAAAATTTAAGCCTCATTAATATGCACCTAATCACAGGGAAAATAAACAAAGAAGGAAATGGACCTTTTTCACTAACAGGTCAACCAAATGCCATGGGAGGAAGAGAAGTAGGAGGATTGGCTACAACGCTAGCTGTTCATTTGGATTTTGAAGCTGAATCAATAAAAAAAGTAGAAGAATTTTGGAAAACATCTGGAATAAAAAATAAAAGAGGACTAACCTCTTGTGAAATAGTTGATGAAGCTTTAAAAGGAAATGTAGAAGTTTTAATTATCTCACATACAGATCCTATATATCATCTTCCAAATAGAGCAAAAGTTGAAAAAGCTTTTAGAAATATTCCTCTTATAGTTGAAATTAACGCCTATGAAAATTCAGAAACATCTGAGTTTTCACATATAAGATTACCCGCTTCTCCTTGGGGAGAAAAAGATGGAACGCAAACAAATATGGATAGAACAATAACCAAACAAAAAAAAGTAACAAGAACCTCTATTGATTGTAAACCTGATTGGGAAGTTTTTAAACTTATTGCTTGGGAGTTAGGATTTAAAAAATCATTTGACTATTCCACTGTTGAAGATATATTTAATGAATTTAAAGAGATGACAAAAATAAGTAAAAAAAGACACCTTGATATGCATAATATGAAAGGAGAAACTTTTATTTGGGGAGAAAAGCTTTTTAAAGATAATAAATTTTTAACACAAAATGAAAAAGCTAATTTACATTTTGTAAAAAATGAGAATCTATCAGAAAAAACCTCAAAAGAGTTTCCCTTTATTTTACTAACTGGAAGAACTAGAGATCAATGGCATAGTGGTACAAAAACAGCTCTACTTGATAACCTTAAAAAATTCAAAGCCTTAGAATATGTAGAAATACACCCAAATGATGCAAAAAATTTGGAGATAGAAGATGGAGATATGGTTGATGTAACTTCAGTAAGAGGTGAAATTACTTTAGAAGCAAAAATTACCCCTGATGTAAAAGAAAAGACTGTTTTTATACCAGTAAGTGTAAGAAAGATAAATTATCTGACACTTGATTTAGTAGATAAAGAGTCTTTTGAACCAGATTATAATCATAGTGCAGTTAGAGTTAAAAGTATAACAAGGTTATAA
- a CDS encoding response regulator transcription factor — protein MTDIISRLKSKTILLVEDEKVIRENIASMLKFFFKEVYIANDGYDGIEKYENYLPDIVMTDLKMPNMGGFELITELKNRKSTSFTIIVSAHTDTDLLINAIHNGVDRYIVKPVIEDDLFDTFKAFLEKLDNVMPQIIKLSENLFIDIDKSEIILDEKSIHLNKKENMLLKLLCKDLNKTISYEEIEYQVWGSESMSLSAIRSVVRDLRKKIGQEYISNVSGVGYRMK, from the coding sequence ATGACTGATATAATTTCAAGATTAAAAAGTAAGACAATTCTTCTAGTGGAAGATGAAAAAGTTATAAGAGAGAATATTGCATCAATGTTAAAATTCTTTTTTAAAGAAGTTTATATAGCAAATGATGGATATGATGGAATTGAGAAATATGAAAACTACCTTCCTGATATAGTAATGACAGATTTAAAAATGCCTAATATGGGTGGTTTTGAATTAATTACAGAGCTTAAAAATCGCAAATCAACTTCTTTTACAATAATTGTATCTGCCCATACTGATACAGATCTACTTATAAATGCCATACACAATGGAGTAGATAGGTATATAGTTAAACCAGTGATAGAAGATGATTTATTTGATACGTTTAAAGCCTTTTTAGAAAAACTTGACAATGTAATGCCCCAAATTATAAAATTGTCTGAGAATCTGTTTATAGATATTGATAAAAGTGAAATAATTCTAGATGAAAAGTCTATTCATTTAAATAAAAAAGAGAATATGCTTTTAAAACTTTTATGTAAAGACTTAAATAAAACTATCTCTTATGAAGAGATAGAGTATCAAGTTTGGGGTAGCGAATCTATGAGTTTGTCTGCTATTAGAAGTGTGGTTAGGGATTTGAGAAAAAAAATAGGGCAAGAGTATATTTCAAATGTTTCTGGGGTTGGATATAGAATGAAATGA